The following are from one region of the Alicyclobacillus fastidiosus genome:
- a CDS encoding glycosyltransferase family A protein: MGFPRKSGLVSIVVPAFNSAMYLSDCLDSLQSQTYPDVEVIVVNDASTDATKHVLDVWVKRRNPQDRSKVLTVTLPRNVGFAGAIHTGFFLSEGEFIAVQDSDDLSHPERISRQVAYLRAHPEIDLVGTNYKTFRKHASEPGRTPTWLAYGDQIKSVYANGGHCVCHGTILFRGRLFDTVGGPTRRIEGAEDYEFITKCLSLQANIENIPDVLYYYREHEHQRSRTFYH, encoded by the coding sequence ATGGGATTCCCTAGAAAATCTGGACTTGTCAGTATTGTCGTTCCCGCATTTAATTCCGCTATGTATTTGTCTGATTGCCTTGACAGCCTCCAAAGCCAGACATATCCAGACGTCGAAGTCATCGTGGTGAATGATGCGAGTACAGATGCCACCAAGCACGTACTTGACGTTTGGGTCAAACGGCGGAATCCACAGGACAGATCGAAGGTTTTGACGGTGACCTTGCCCCGCAACGTCGGGTTTGCGGGGGCCATACACACTGGTTTTTTTCTGAGTGAAGGCGAGTTCATCGCGGTTCAAGATTCGGATGACTTGTCGCACCCCGAACGGATCTCGAGACAGGTGGCGTATTTGCGCGCACATCCAGAGATAGATTTGGTGGGCACCAATTACAAGACGTTTCGAAAACACGCATCGGAACCAGGCCGTACGCCAACCTGGTTAGCGTATGGAGACCAAATCAAAAGCGTGTACGCAAACGGGGGGCATTGTGTCTGTCATGGGACCATCCTCTTTCGTGGACGACTGTTCGACACCGTCGGTGGCCCGACACGGAGAATTGAGGGCGCAGAAGACTACGAGTTCATCACCAAGTGTCTATCGCTCCAAGCGAACATCGAAAATATCCCGGACGTCTTGTATTACTATCGCGAACATGAGCATCAGAGGTCTCGCACCTTTTATCATTGA
- a CDS encoding glycosyltransferase family A protein — protein MRVHAVLFAYANTRSLERAIRSLLTLQGLLKQITIFQRSSSGSPDVQRILSVPGIHVAVHAMESSAGDFPEFNTNELAHDDFYLFMHDEDFLAARALAFNQPLHDGIQVISCPTSTRQPSYIRPLAIRCESFHKRCKGLGHLLQTDSEAALAAHLAQFTDDEILTLDTPLLMQTRRLNSHAHAQRVAYLHELSRPRAELQLATSQSTVGVMLSVYNASQWIEMALSSLASQRVPANQVLVIDDGSTDDSSSRIRAWLHRLPNAVLIETQNQGKARAFNTLLPHVNTDFVLELDADDWLDPHAIGHIKYLLTGIPEHSPLVYGNFRTWRKRTSGDYELFGIHAGHQISSPHELLSYALPLGPRVYRTSSLRAAGGFAVPSFADGRLYEDVLTIRNLMQRGDIVYRDFTVYNTVQHRRSITKQHQGQWAHFVHLYRAHFIDSPRHPQ, from the coding sequence GTGCGCGTCCACGCAGTGCTGTTTGCGTACGCGAACACACGTAGCTTAGAGAGAGCTATCCGATCCCTGTTGACGCTCCAGGGCCTGTTAAAACAGATCACGATATTCCAACGTTCGTCATCTGGGTCCCCAGACGTACAGCGAATACTGAGCGTTCCAGGCATCCACGTCGCTGTCCACGCGATGGAGTCTTCAGCGGGTGACTTTCCAGAGTTCAACACAAACGAGTTAGCCCACGACGATTTTTACCTCTTTATGCATGACGAGGATTTCTTGGCGGCGCGCGCCTTGGCATTTAACCAACCGCTCCACGACGGCATTCAAGTCATCTCCTGCCCCACGTCTACGCGCCAACCGAGTTACATCCGCCCTCTCGCCATCCGCTGTGAATCGTTCCACAAGCGGTGCAAGGGGCTTGGCCACCTGCTGCAAACAGACTCCGAGGCGGCACTCGCCGCTCACCTGGCGCAGTTCACCGACGACGAGATTCTGACGTTGGACACCCCCCTCCTCATGCAAACCAGGAGGCTGAACAGCCACGCGCACGCACAGAGAGTGGCCTACTTACACGAGCTCAGCCGTCCCCGAGCCGAGTTACAACTGGCCACATCACAGTCGACCGTCGGCGTGATGCTCTCGGTGTACAACGCTTCGCAATGGATCGAGATGGCCTTGTCATCGCTGGCGAGTCAGCGAGTTCCTGCAAATCAAGTACTGGTGATCGACGATGGGTCCACGGACGATTCGTCATCGCGTATCCGAGCGTGGCTTCATAGATTGCCAAATGCAGTCTTGATAGAAACTCAAAATCAAGGAAAAGCGCGAGCATTCAATACGTTGCTCCCGCACGTCAACACGGACTTCGTCCTCGAATTGGACGCGGATGACTGGTTAGACCCACATGCCATTGGGCACATCAAGTATCTCCTGACCGGCATTCCCGAGCATTCGCCGCTGGTCTACGGAAATTTCCGCACTTGGCGTAAACGCACAAGTGGCGATTACGAACTCTTTGGTATCCATGCTGGGCATCAGATTTCCTCTCCACACGAATTACTGTCGTATGCGTTACCGCTCGGACCCCGGGTTTACCGGACGTCATCGTTGCGTGCCGCAGGTGGGTTTGCTGTGCCGTCGTTCGCCGACGGGCGGCTGTATGAGGACGTCCTCACCATTCGCAATCTCATGCAACGTGGCGACATTGTGTATCGAGATTTTACGGTTTACAACACTGTGCAACATCGACGAAGTATCACGAAACAACATCAAGGGCAGTGGGCTCATTTCGTCCATCTGTACCGGGCGCACTTTATCGATTCGCCGCGTCATCCGCAATGA
- a CDS encoding ArsR family transcriptional regulator has translation MNVLDLDVARRKYDIRIDSSMLYECALGIGAFTWEQVHDKLDIGQAEIRRMNEQMSAELRQEVQLAGSHHTWRSLLFLLHRCPQLQDEPQHAHLGIFTNWIHELQDDIIAKASPYLGDAQAELLHRALAGSMAEQEKLLQIHADNPVVYLHLQFLFSTSPDRLLGHIERLMTGWYQEMLRNGEEVMQILERAAQETKKLALERSTEDVIRQITRGGELEPEPGVSVLWLIPQLAYRPFTIRNHLPGSAVFYYPVDEDHLTDTRQQKVFASIAAQHKAVGDIHRVQLLKLLSMSPKPLADLAEGIGASKPSTHHHLLLLRTAGLVSVRSGVYELNIDAVASLSDGLYRLLNLDPS, from the coding sequence ATGAATGTGTTAGATCTTGACGTGGCCCGACGCAAGTATGATATCCGCATCGATTCCTCCATGTTATACGAGTGCGCCCTCGGGATAGGCGCGTTCACCTGGGAGCAGGTCCACGACAAATTGGACATTGGACAAGCCGAGATCCGCCGCATGAACGAGCAGATGTCAGCCGAACTAAGACAAGAGGTTCAACTGGCAGGGTCTCATCATACCTGGAGAAGCTTGCTTTTCCTCCTGCATAGGTGCCCACAGTTGCAGGACGAACCCCAACACGCACACCTCGGCATCTTCACGAACTGGATTCACGAATTACAAGATGACATTATCGCCAAGGCTTCACCGTACTTAGGGGACGCGCAGGCCGAACTCCTTCACCGCGCATTGGCCGGCAGCATGGCAGAGCAGGAAAAATTACTGCAAATCCACGCGGACAATCCGGTGGTCTACCTTCATCTCCAATTCCTGTTTTCGACTTCCCCTGACCGTTTGTTGGGCCACATCGAGCGGCTTATGACAGGGTGGTATCAAGAGATGCTCAGGAACGGTGAAGAAGTGATGCAGATCCTGGAAAGGGCTGCCCAAGAGACGAAAAAACTGGCCTTGGAACGAAGTACGGAGGACGTCATTCGCCAGATCACGAGAGGTGGAGAATTGGAGCCCGAGCCTGGTGTCTCGGTTCTGTGGCTCATTCCCCAACTGGCATACCGCCCGTTCACCATCCGCAACCACCTCCCCGGCAGCGCGGTGTTCTACTACCCAGTAGACGAAGACCACCTGACCGACACGCGGCAGCAAAAAGTGTTCGCCTCAATTGCGGCCCAGCATAAAGCGGTAGGCGACATCCATCGCGTCCAATTGCTGAAGTTGCTAAGCATGTCGCCAAAGCCACTAGCTGACTTGGCAGAAGGTATCGGTGCGTCGAAACCCTCCACGCACCACCACTTGCTGTTACTGCGAACTGCCGGGTTAGTCAGTGTGCGTTCGGGCGTGTACGAACTCAATATCGACGCCGTTGCCTCATTGAGCGATGGCCTCTATCGACTACTCAACCTCGATCCATCGTAA
- a CDS encoding MFS transporter produces MSLSIWKNRDFVWLVSGRTISQVGTAITTFVIPWLLLQLTGSATQTGIAFAIGFLPYILISLPAGVWADRLNRKLLMVLSDIGRLLLLASIPLVHFASGSLPLCLLYATQAGISALSAIFDAAYDSCIPNLVHPRHLHEANNAMQTAVSLSRVVGPILGGVAMSAMGSVNALILDVISYTLSVVASLAIASPFSTSPARTRMGSVWEDAREGIQVVFAIPALRNMMVFTAFVNFVGPGMDVALLYRMQHELHLTSRWAGIAMTGLPAGMLLGAVVNRLFGKRLDIGSWLILSTCLQVLPPILLAYTSNPMAISLIQMGIGILLVAWNVQIVTLRQTLIPDHLRGRALSVFRLSAWISIPIGDAMAGSLSQRFGSAPYFLFAAAILSTVAVLSIMTRLHRTVVSNTADRAC; encoded by the coding sequence GTGAGTCTGTCCATATGGAAAAATCGGGATTTCGTGTGGTTGGTGTCGGGCCGCACCATTTCACAAGTTGGCACGGCGATCACGACATTCGTCATTCCGTGGCTGCTTCTGCAATTGACGGGATCAGCGACCCAGACGGGGATCGCGTTTGCGATTGGGTTCTTACCGTACATCCTCATTTCCCTGCCTGCTGGTGTGTGGGCAGACAGGTTGAACCGAAAGCTCCTGATGGTGCTCTCGGACATAGGCCGCTTACTACTGCTGGCTTCCATCCCGCTTGTCCACTTCGCTTCCGGCTCTCTCCCGCTCTGTCTTCTGTACGCCACACAGGCCGGGATCAGCGCGCTATCAGCGATCTTCGACGCCGCATACGATTCCTGTATCCCCAATCTGGTTCATCCCAGGCACTTGCATGAGGCCAACAATGCGATGCAAACGGCGGTTTCACTCAGTCGAGTCGTCGGCCCCATCCTAGGCGGTGTGGCCATGAGCGCGATGGGCAGTGTAAACGCACTGATTCTCGATGTCATCTCCTACACCCTGTCCGTCGTCGCGTCGTTGGCGATTGCAAGCCCCTTCTCGACATCGCCCGCCAGAACACGGATGGGAAGCGTTTGGGAGGACGCCCGCGAAGGCATCCAAGTGGTTTTTGCAATCCCTGCTCTCCGGAACATGATGGTCTTTACAGCCTTCGTCAACTTCGTCGGTCCCGGTATGGACGTCGCACTCTTGTATCGCATGCAACACGAACTTCACCTGACGTCCAGGTGGGCTGGCATAGCCATGACAGGGCTGCCTGCCGGAATGCTTCTCGGGGCAGTCGTGAACCGCTTGTTTGGCAAGCGATTGGATATCGGCAGTTGGCTCATCCTCTCGACTTGTCTGCAGGTGCTTCCCCCCATCCTGCTCGCGTACACGAGCAACCCGATGGCAATTTCCCTGATCCAAATGGGCATCGGCATACTCCTTGTAGCCTGGAACGTACAGATTGTTACGCTGCGGCAGACGCTCATTCCAGACCACTTGCGGGGACGGGCGTTGAGCGTCTTTCGCCTGTCGGCATGGATATCCATTCCCATCGGCGACGCGATGGCAGGGTCACTGAGCCAACGCTTCGGAAGCGCTCCCTACTTCTTGTTCGCCGCGGCGATCTTGTCGACAGTGGCCGTTCTGTCAATCATGACAAGACTTCATCGCACCGTCGTGTCGAACACGGCCGACAGAGCTTGCTAA
- a CDS encoding PAS domain-containing protein: MTSDVYGLIEQNIQDVIWIQTTDGAFEYVSPSVYHLLGYQPFELIGTSIWKMVHPQDIEYLDDAISEVQGGKDVGLFTCRVRHRNGRYLWFENRCKVIHSDTVRGGRVLGVARDITDRKRMEDRLVWAERIAHVGSWEWDVLESALSWSDEMYRIFGFDDYVPISVSRFLAHVHPSDRSRVIESIQHVNTGDRYSVDFRVIRPSGELRYVHAQGEIVYEGQAIRTVFGSLQDITEYKRIEEALRTSKDNLKLAQKIAHLGHWDWDIVNDDMYWSDEVYRLAGLPPGERAIGSLAEFVDVFVHPEDRAYVNQSVTAALCGSPYDLEYRALRADGLYRLVHVIGETAFNSDGEAIRLFGTVQDITVQRQTEELLRTSEKLSVAGQLAAGIAHEIRNPLTVLKGFVQILSCKAQGKDKQYFGLMKSELSRIEAIVSELLFLAKPQCTTFQRQDIRVILDEVLTLLGSEATMNCISISALLDSDLPLINCEANQLKQVFINIIKNAIEAMPDGGQISISSTIQNGGVCLRFTDEGEGIPPQSLAKIGEPFYTTKPDGTGLGVMVSQKIILAHNGTMNISSLVGQGTTVTVFLPAV, translated from the coding sequence TTGACTAGTGACGTCTACGGGCTGATCGAACAAAATATTCAGGATGTTATATGGATACAAACGACCGATGGAGCGTTTGAATACGTTTCACCATCTGTGTACCACTTGCTTGGATATCAGCCTTTTGAACTAATCGGTACAAGTATCTGGAAAATGGTTCACCCACAGGATATAGAATACCTCGATGACGCGATTTCAGAAGTGCAGGGTGGGAAGGATGTCGGTCTGTTCACTTGTCGTGTCCGCCACAGAAATGGTCGTTACCTGTGGTTTGAGAACAGATGTAAGGTCATACATAGCGACACTGTCAGAGGTGGCCGCGTTTTAGGGGTGGCGCGGGATATCACGGATCGGAAGCGGATGGAAGATCGGTTAGTGTGGGCCGAGCGAATTGCCCATGTCGGCAGTTGGGAGTGGGATGTACTTGAAAGTGCGTTGTCTTGGTCTGACGAAATGTACCGGATTTTTGGCTTCGATGACTATGTGCCTATTTCTGTGTCGAGATTCTTGGCTCATGTTCACCCGTCTGACAGATCTCGCGTGATTGAGTCGATCCAGCATGTGAACACGGGCGATAGGTACAGTGTCGACTTTCGAGTCATTCGCCCAAGCGGCGAACTTCGGTATGTCCATGCCCAGGGCGAAATCGTCTATGAGGGGCAGGCGATTCGCACGGTATTCGGCTCGCTTCAGGATATTACAGAGTATAAACGCATCGAGGAAGCGCTAAGAACGAGTAAGGACAACCTGAAACTCGCACAAAAAATCGCACATCTGGGACACTGGGATTGGGATATCGTAAACGACGACATGTACTGGTCAGACGAGGTGTACCGTCTGGCGGGTTTGCCCCCGGGCGAGAGAGCCATTGGCTCGCTTGCGGAGTTCGTGGACGTTTTTGTCCACCCAGAAGATCGAGCGTACGTCAATCAATCGGTGACTGCTGCTTTATGCGGCAGCCCATATGACCTGGAATACCGCGCTCTGCGGGCGGACGGTTTGTATCGTTTGGTTCACGTCATCGGTGAGACGGCCTTTAATTCCGACGGAGAAGCCATCCGATTGTTTGGCACCGTTCAAGACATCACGGTGCAGCGTCAAACCGAGGAGTTGTTGAGGACGTCTGAGAAACTCTCCGTGGCTGGACAACTCGCCGCAGGTATCGCACACGAGATTCGCAATCCGCTGACCGTGTTAAAGGGATTTGTGCAAATCTTATCCTGTAAGGCGCAAGGAAAAGACAAGCAGTACTTTGGACTGATGAAGAGTGAACTGTCGCGCATTGAAGCGATCGTCAGCGAACTGCTCTTTTTGGCCAAACCCCAGTGTACGACGTTCCAGAGGCAGGACATTCGAGTGATTTTGGATGAGGTTCTGACACTGCTGGGTTCAGAAGCTACCATGAATTGCATTTCGATTTCGGCGCTTCTGGACAGTGATCTGCCTCTGATCAATTGCGAGGCAAATCAGCTCAAACAGGTCTTTATCAATATCATTAAAAACGCCATCGAAGCGATGCCAGATGGGGGACAAATCAGCATATCGTCGACCATTCAGAATGGCGGAGTCTGTCTTCGGTTTACAGATGAGGGGGAGGGTATTCCGCCGCAGTCCTTAGCGAAGATCGGAGAGCCATTTTATACGACGAAGCCAGACGGAACCGGCTTGGGCGTGATGGTGAGTCAAAAGATCATCCTCGCCCACAATGGCACCATGAACATCTCGAGTCTCGTCGGACAAGGGACGACGGTGACCGTCTTTTTGCCTGCGGTTTAG
- a CDS encoding hemolysin XhlA family protein has product MNEHIPEREQELRERVVRIETELESMASTREKAEEAHAKAKALEQRVKRLEDSHMWLWRAVAGAIVTGLITWLATMLAHG; this is encoded by the coding sequence GTGAACGAGCACATTCCAGAAAGAGAGCAGGAACTGCGTGAGCGCGTGGTGCGCATTGAGACCGAGCTGGAAAGTATGGCGAGCACACGTGAGAAGGCGGAGGAAGCACACGCGAAGGCAAAGGCGTTAGAGCAACGAGTCAAACGGCTTGAGGACAGTCACATGTGGCTGTGGCGGGCGGTCGCCGGCGCGATCGTCACGGGACTGATCACATGGCTTGCGACGATGCTCGCGCATGGGTGA
- the nagB gene encoding glucosamine-6-phosphate deaminase, with the protein MNIRVFPDQYGAAIYAAATIETTVKTSTSPVLGLATGGTMTPVYRQLVEFHRRGLHFSHVTTINLDEYVGLSPSHPNSYHAFMQENLFDHIDVNPDKIYLPSGDSEDLDGVCAKYDDVIRTNPIDLQLLGIGVNGHIGFNEPANSLKSNTHIVQLTEDTIRENARFFEDEKSVPTRAITVGLQSILLAKHILLLAFGEKKAQAIRDTIKGDISTTVPSSFLQVHPNVTIVLDEAAAQLF; encoded by the coding sequence ATGAATATTCGAGTCTTTCCAGACCAATATGGCGCCGCCATCTATGCGGCCGCAACCATTGAAACGACTGTCAAAACATCCACTTCACCCGTTCTCGGGTTGGCCACTGGCGGCACGATGACGCCGGTATATCGACAGCTGGTGGAGTTTCATCGCCGGGGGCTCCACTTTTCTCACGTCACCACGATTAATTTGGACGAGTACGTGGGGTTGAGCCCAAGCCATCCGAACAGTTATCACGCATTCATGCAGGAGAATTTGTTCGATCACATCGACGTCAATCCGGACAAGATCTATCTTCCATCCGGAGACAGTGAAGACTTGGACGGCGTGTGCGCCAAGTATGACGATGTGATTCGGACCAACCCGATTGACTTACAACTATTGGGCATTGGCGTGAACGGGCACATCGGCTTTAACGAGCCTGCGAACTCCTTGAAGTCGAACACACACATCGTCCAGTTGACTGAAGATACCATTCGCGAAAATGCACGCTTTTTTGAAGATGAGAAAAGCGTTCCGACGAGAGCGATCACAGTCGGTCTGCAATCGATTCTATTAGCCAAGCACATCCTGCTTCTAGCGTTCGGGGAAAAAAAGGCGCAGGCGATTCGCGATACCATCAAAGGGGACATCAGCACCACGGTGCCGTCCAGCTTTCTTCAAGTTCATCCGAACGTCACAATCGTCCTCGACGAGGCTGCAGCACAGCTTTTTTGA
- a CDS encoding DeoR/GlpR family DNA-binding transcription regulator: MLASERRRKMVSYIQDRKEVRIEELKTQFGVSEVTLRRDLDILESEYVIRRVRGGAVSNQDRPLELQFKEKMELYIDEKKQIARAAASLVEDGQVVMLSPGTTTTLVARELVERRAITVITSAINIAAELAGRENITLVTIGGIVRSGSYAAVGHLADEAIAQMNADYAFVSVDGVEVSAGFTTPNLLESRTNITMLKSAIHGVIVTDHSKLGRVAMSSVAKVDEVSWLITDKQASSEYVDLLKRSGCRVMLAE, encoded by the coding sequence GTGCTTGCATCGGAACGGCGAAGAAAAATGGTGAGCTATATTCAAGATCGTAAAGAGGTGCGCATTGAGGAGTTAAAGACGCAATTCGGGGTCAGTGAGGTCACTTTGCGCCGCGATCTCGACATTCTCGAAAGCGAGTACGTCATCCGGCGCGTTCGCGGCGGGGCCGTGTCCAACCAAGACCGACCGCTCGAGTTGCAATTCAAAGAAAAAATGGAACTCTATATAGATGAAAAGAAACAGATTGCACGGGCGGCCGCCAGCCTTGTCGAAGATGGTCAGGTGGTCATGCTGAGCCCTGGTACGACGACGACGCTCGTCGCACGGGAATTAGTGGAGAGGCGCGCTATCACAGTCATCACTTCGGCCATCAATATCGCGGCCGAGTTGGCCGGTCGGGAGAATATCACACTGGTGACGATTGGCGGCATCGTGAGAAGTGGATCCTACGCCGCAGTCGGTCATCTGGCTGATGAAGCGATCGCGCAAATGAACGCAGATTACGCGTTTGTGAGCGTCGACGGCGTCGAGGTATCCGCTGGTTTTACCACGCCAAACCTCCTCGAGAGTCGAACGAACATCACCATGCTCAAGTCCGCCATTCACGGCGTGATTGTGACAGACCACAGCAAATTAGGGAGAGTGGCGATGTCCTCTGTTGCAAAGGTGGATGAAGTGTCGTGGCTGATCACGGACAAACAGGCTTCGAGTGAGTATGTGGATTTGTTGAAACGGAGCGGATGTCGAGTGATGTTGGCCGAGTAG
- the nagA gene encoding N-acetylglucosamine-6-phosphate deacetylase, translating to MADTGSAFVIYNARLVLEGAVVESGWLSVEDGVIRDLGEGKLPESLQHGSHLAIDADGQWIFPGFIDIHVHGGDGYEVMDGTVKAIDAIGRFHATRGTTGWLPTTLTAPIDALERALSASHEASARQAVGAQILGVHLEGPFISPDRCGAQNPEYVIPPSIALLERLTGVAQGLVKKVTIAPERDGALEAIRWMSSRGIISSIGHTDGTLAQTLAGVAAGARHATHLFNAMRGLHHREGGTVGAALLSDDVICELIADGHHVDVDVMKLVFDVKGRDKMVLITDAMAAAGKPDGEYKLGELDVIVEDGVAMLKDGHNLAGSTLTMDAAVRNMVRLVGVNPWEAAHMAALVPARELGLQDRKGSIAVGKDADLVMMDESLQVAATWVAGRQVFRR from the coding sequence GTGGCAGATACAGGTTCTGCGTTTGTTATTTACAACGCCCGGTTGGTCCTCGAGGGGGCCGTGGTGGAAAGCGGTTGGTTGAGCGTGGAAGATGGCGTCATTCGCGACCTTGGGGAAGGAAAGCTGCCTGAGTCGCTCCAACATGGCAGCCACCTAGCGATCGACGCAGATGGACAGTGGATTTTTCCAGGATTTATCGACATTCACGTACACGGCGGCGACGGATATGAAGTCATGGATGGCACGGTCAAGGCGATCGACGCCATCGGTCGCTTCCACGCGACTCGTGGTACGACAGGCTGGCTGCCCACCACTTTGACGGCGCCGATCGACGCACTCGAGCGAGCGCTCAGCGCCTCGCATGAGGCGTCTGCGCGACAGGCGGTTGGTGCACAAATCCTTGGCGTCCATTTGGAGGGCCCGTTCATTTCGCCGGACAGGTGTGGCGCCCAAAATCCAGAGTATGTCATCCCGCCGTCGATCGCGCTGCTGGAACGCCTAACTGGCGTGGCTCAAGGCCTTGTCAAAAAGGTGACGATTGCACCGGAGCGCGACGGCGCTTTGGAGGCGATTCGTTGGATGAGCAGTCGCGGTATCATCTCGTCCATCGGTCACACGGATGGAACGCTCGCCCAGACGCTTGCGGGCGTTGCTGCGGGGGCGCGGCACGCGACACACCTGTTCAATGCGATGCGTGGGTTACACCACCGCGAGGGCGGCACGGTGGGCGCGGCCCTTCTGTCAGATGACGTGATCTGCGAGTTGATCGCGGACGGACACCACGTCGACGTCGACGTCATGAAGTTGGTTTTCGATGTCAAAGGCCGCGACAAGATGGTTCTGATCACCGACGCGATGGCCGCCGCTGGCAAGCCAGATGGTGAGTACAAGCTAGGCGAACTCGACGTCATCGTGGAAGATGGCGTCGCTATGTTAAAGGACGGCCATAATCTCGCTGGAAGCACACTGACGATGGATGCCGCCGTGCGCAACATGGTTCGCCTCGTCGGCGTGAACCCGTGGGAAGCAGCGCACATGGCGGCGTTGGTGCCCGCGCGCGAGCTCGGACTGCAGGACAGGAAAGGTTCGATCGCGGTCGGAAAGGATGCAGATCTCGTCATGATGGACGAATCTCTCCAAGTGGCCGCGACGTGGGTAGCAGGCCGGCAAGTGTTTCGACGCTAG
- a CDS encoding PTS glucose transporter subunit IIA, which produces MFKNLFKRSASDSNDEAKVITIYAPVDGDIVPIDAVEDPVFAQRMVGDGLAIRPTSDTIVAPVAGTLTQLFPTGHAAGITTPEGLEVLIHIGIDTVELKGEGFTKLVEQGSQVEVGTPIVKLDLARLKDTAKSLVTPVIVTNMQKVESLTTASEAQVHASDSWVLKVELKAE; this is translated from the coding sequence ATGTTTAAAAACTTGTTCAAACGAAGCGCATCAGACTCGAACGACGAAGCGAAGGTCATCACGATTTACGCGCCCGTCGACGGAGACATCGTACCTATCGACGCTGTTGAGGATCCTGTGTTTGCACAGCGAATGGTTGGCGACGGGCTCGCCATCCGCCCGACGTCGGATACGATTGTCGCACCCGTAGCCGGAACCTTGACCCAACTATTTCCGACCGGCCATGCGGCTGGCATCACGACGCCTGAGGGGCTTGAGGTGCTCATTCACATCGGGATCGACACGGTGGAACTAAAGGGTGAGGGTTTCACGAAACTCGTCGAACAGGGAAGTCAGGTGGAGGTCGGTACGCCAATCGTAAAACTCGATCTCGCCAGGCTCAAAGACACCGCGAAATCGCTCGTGACGCCGGTCATCGTCACCAATATGCAAAAAGTGGAAAGCCTCACGACGGCCAGCGAGGCGCAGGTGCATGCTTCAGACAGTTGGGTCCTAAAAGTCGAGTTAAAGGCAGAGTAG
- a CDS encoding HPr family phosphocarrier protein, producing the protein MQEKSVTVSNASGLHARPASLFVNKAAMFQSKITLEKDGKGVDAKSILGIMSMAVTSGTVVTIRAEGPDEAAAVSELAALIDQLDD; encoded by the coding sequence ATGCAGGAGAAATCGGTCACTGTTTCGAATGCCAGTGGACTTCATGCGCGCCCCGCTTCGTTGTTCGTCAACAAGGCGGCGATGTTTCAGAGTAAAATTACCCTTGAGAAGGATGGCAAAGGGGTAGACGCAAAGAGTATTCTTGGGATAATGTCGATGGCCGTCACGAGCGGAACTGTCGTCACGATTCGGGCAGAGGGGCCAGACGAAGCGGCTGCTGTATCCGAATTGGCTGCGCTTATCGACCAATTGGACGACTAA